From the Salinimicrobium tongyeongense genome, one window contains:
- a CDS encoding beta-N-acetylhexosaminidase — translation MNSTRPLIFLVFLLTLFACNTSNQERLFTEKEIKIVPTPAQMKLGEGFFSFDKNTTLVVSSEEEENYISPLRNKLAQAAGLDLDMEKVAPSTNFVQFILDEKFKGEAYQLEVLEDKISIKASTTAGFTHAVASLQQLLPVELESSKLLESVAWQVPVITIDDEPRFVWRGLMLDVSRHFFEKEYIFDVIDRMAYLKLNTFHFHLVDDQGWRIEIKEYPKLTEVGAWRVDHEDKHWDARPTPELGEEATLGGFYTQEEIKELVAYAGTKGINVVPEIEMPAHVMSAIAAYPQLSCHGNEIMVPPGGVWPITDIYCPGKESTFEFLENVLLEVMELFPSKYIHVGGDEATKTNWTTCENCQRRMAEEGLKDERELQSYFIKRMERFISSHGRTLIGWDEILEGGLAPGATVMSWRGTQGGWEASEQGHDVVMTPGSHVYFNFYQGVPDTEPVAFSGYTPLSKVYSFDPVVDSMTVDQKKHVLGGQANLWAEFITTNEQSEYMIFPRLVALSEVLWSPKEKLDWVGFSDRLKENILPRYDYQGINYARSSFSVTADTEVDLTSNVVKVKLQNEFPDSEIRYTLNGDDPGADSKIYQEPFELSETTTIKAGVFENGKQKGQTFEKTFHFHKAVGKNVSYNPVYHDSYQGAKKIGMVNVIRGSLNFHDKQWQAWLVDDMEVVIDMQREVPVNKITVGSMENQGSGIYFPVKVEALISKNGKDYTSVGKIEREFSHSGIPQLKDFVLDFDEQETRYIKVKAANLGKTPRGGNAWLFVDEIIVE, via the coding sequence ATGAACTCGACAAGACCCCTCATCTTTTTAGTCTTTTTATTAACCTTGTTTGCATGCAATACATCCAATCAGGAAAGATTATTTACTGAAAAAGAAATTAAAATAGTTCCAACTCCGGCTCAAATGAAGTTAGGAGAGGGATTTTTTAGTTTTGACAAGAACACCACTTTGGTAGTGAGCAGCGAGGAGGAGGAGAATTACATAAGTCCGCTCAGGAATAAACTTGCACAAGCGGCAGGGCTTGATTTAGATATGGAAAAAGTGGCACCTTCAACAAACTTTGTGCAATTTATTCTTGATGAAAAATTTAAAGGAGAAGCTTACCAGCTTGAAGTACTCGAAGATAAAATCTCTATCAAAGCCAGCACTACAGCTGGGTTTACCCATGCTGTTGCCAGTTTGCAGCAATTGCTTCCTGTTGAACTTGAAAGTAGTAAGTTATTAGAAAGTGTAGCTTGGCAGGTTCCCGTAATCACAATTGATGATGAGCCGCGATTTGTATGGCGGGGTTTAATGCTTGATGTCTCCAGGCATTTTTTTGAAAAGGAATACATCTTTGATGTTATTGATAGGATGGCATATCTTAAGCTTAATACTTTCCATTTCCATCTGGTAGATGATCAGGGCTGGAGAATTGAAATTAAAGAATACCCAAAACTTACTGAAGTTGGTGCCTGGAGGGTTGATCATGAGGATAAGCACTGGGATGCGAGGCCTACGCCCGAATTAGGGGAAGAAGCTACTTTGGGTGGTTTCTACACCCAGGAAGAAATCAAAGAACTTGTTGCTTATGCAGGGACTAAGGGAATTAATGTGGTTCCCGAAATTGAAATGCCCGCCCATGTTATGAGTGCTATTGCTGCGTACCCCCAACTTTCTTGTCATGGCAACGAGATTATGGTACCTCCGGGAGGGGTATGGCCAATTACCGACATCTATTGCCCCGGTAAAGAATCTACTTTTGAATTTCTTGAAAATGTTCTTTTAGAAGTAATGGAATTGTTCCCTTCAAAATATATACATGTGGGTGGTGATGAAGCAACCAAAACCAACTGGACGACCTGTGAAAACTGTCAGCGAAGAATGGCAGAAGAAGGTCTTAAGGATGAAAGGGAGCTACAGAGTTACTTTATCAAAAGAATGGAGCGTTTTATAAGCTCTCACGGCCGAACCCTTATTGGTTGGGACGAAATTCTTGAAGGAGGGCTGGCTCCAGGTGCTACTGTTATGAGCTGGCGTGGTACACAGGGAGGCTGGGAAGCTTCAGAACAGGGCCACGATGTGGTGATGACGCCGGGAAGTCATGTTTATTTTAACTTCTACCAGGGAGTTCCTGATACTGAACCTGTAGCATTTAGCGGTTACACACCCTTAAGCAAGGTATATAGTTTTGACCCGGTTGTAGATTCTATGACTGTTGATCAAAAAAAGCACGTGTTGGGAGGACAGGCCAATTTGTGGGCAGAATTTATTACGACAAATGAGCAATCGGAATATATGATTTTTCCAAGGTTAGTCGCTTTATCTGAAGTGCTTTGGAGCCCCAAAGAAAAACTTGATTGGGTCGGTTTTTCAGATCGTTTAAAAGAAAACATCCTTCCCCGTTACGATTATCAGGGAATAAACTATGCCAGAAGTTCTTTTTCTGTCACGGCAGATACTGAAGTTGACCTGACCAGCAATGTGGTAAAAGTCAAACTTCAGAATGAATTTCCAGATTCAGAAATAAGATATACCCTAAATGGAGATGATCCCGGAGCAGACTCAAAAATATATCAGGAACCTTTTGAGCTTTCTGAGACAACAACAATAAAGGCGGGAGTTTTTGAGAATGGAAAGCAAAAAGGTCAAACCTTCGAAAAAACTTTTCATTTTCATAAGGCAGTGGGCAAAAATGTAAGTTATAATCCTGTTTATCACGATAGTTACCAAGGTGCAAAAAAAATAGGCATGGTAAACGTAATTCGTGGCAGTTTAAACTTTCATGATAAACAGTGGCAGGCGTGGCTGGTAGATGATATGGAGGTGGTGATTGATATGCAGAGAGAAGTACCGGTGAACAAGATTACTGTAGGTTCTATGGAGAACCAAGGATCTGGAATTTATTTTCCTGTAAAGGTGGAAGCACTAATTTCAAAAAATGGTAAGGACTATACCAGCGTAGGTAAAATAGAAAGAGAATTTAGCCATAGTGGCATACCTCAATTGAAAGATTTTGTACTGGACTTTGATGAACAGGAGACAAGGTACATTAAAGTGAAGGCCGCAAACCTTGGCAAGACTCCCCGGGGAGGAAACGCATGGTTGTTTGTTGATGAAATCATAGTAGAGTAA
- a CDS encoding GH92 family glycosyl hydrolase — MKIRFFFVLSLFSLQILLSQEPVEFVNPFIGTSNYGATNPGAIAPRGMASVSPFNVAGGTNKLEKDSQWLSNPYVHENVFLTGFSHVNLSGVGCPDLGVILAMPTTGDVETNHETYGTTYKNETAKAGYYAVELDKYQIKAEVTASTRVGVSKYSFPKGKANILINLGLGLTNEQGGMLKINSPSEVEGVRTVGSFCYNNPEASYPVYFVAQLSKPSKEFGAWKNPYNYEGVEAQWMTYNDKVRIKKGFTREVVGDSIGAYFSYDFQQPTEVELKVSVSYVSIENARENLQKEVGNRSFNEIYEETRDAWNEKLSVAEVEGGSAEDKTVFYTALYHTQIHPNIISDVNGEYPEIATGKIGQTEGSRYTVFSLWDTYRNYHQLMTLLYPGEQTEMINSMLAMYDENGWLPKWELNSTETFTMVGDPASVVIADSYLRGLRNFDVEKAYQAMLKGATVTENNPLRPGNAEYVEKGYLSVESGIAGPVSTTQEYNISDFAIAQLAKALGKKEDYKKFYKRSLSYRKLYDSKTGLLRPKRANGDWYEPFDPNAGANFTKNVGYIEGNAWQYVYMVPHDIWGMIKLKGGGENFIQQLDYIFDAGHYDMANEPDFAYPFLYNFIMGENDKAQKRINDLLGRYYSNAPAGLPGNDDTGTMSAWVIYAMMGFYPVTPADPAYTLFAPKFKKVTLHLKDNHEVVIKSFIKAGEPLKYVLIDGEKNKKMFISHSKLIEASLIEMH, encoded by the coding sequence ATGAAAATCCGATTTTTTTTTGTTCTTAGTTTATTTTCATTACAAATTCTCCTTTCTCAGGAGCCGGTGGAATTTGTTAACCCTTTTATAGGAACTTCCAATTATGGAGCTACCAATCCGGGAGCCATTGCGCCACGGGGAATGGCAAGTGTTTCCCCATTTAATGTGGCTGGCGGCACTAACAAACTCGAGAAGGATAGCCAGTGGTTATCGAACCCTTATGTTCATGAAAATGTTTTTTTGACCGGGTTTAGTCATGTGAACCTTAGTGGGGTTGGTTGTCCCGATCTTGGGGTTATACTGGCCATGCCTACCACAGGTGATGTTGAGACAAACCATGAAACCTATGGTACAACTTACAAGAACGAAACCGCTAAAGCGGGATATTATGCTGTAGAACTGGATAAATATCAAATAAAAGCAGAAGTAACAGCATCTACAAGGGTAGGAGTTAGCAAATATTCTTTTCCAAAAGGAAAGGCTAATATCTTAATCAATCTAGGTTTGGGGCTAACAAATGAACAGGGCGGAATGTTAAAAATAAACTCCCCAAGTGAGGTAGAAGGGGTGAGAACAGTAGGTTCTTTTTGTTATAACAATCCTGAAGCTTCTTATCCGGTATATTTTGTCGCACAACTATCTAAACCTTCAAAGGAATTCGGTGCGTGGAAGAACCCTTATAACTATGAGGGGGTGGAAGCACAATGGATGACTTATAATGATAAGGTAAGAATTAAAAAAGGTTTTACACGCGAAGTTGTAGGGGACAGTATTGGAGCATATTTTTCATATGATTTCCAGCAGCCAACAGAAGTTGAATTAAAAGTGTCGGTATCATATGTGAGTATTGAAAATGCCAGAGAGAACCTTCAGAAGGAAGTTGGGAATCGAAGCTTTAATGAAATATATGAAGAAACAAGAGATGCGTGGAATGAAAAACTTTCGGTGGCTGAAGTGGAAGGGGGAAGTGCTGAAGACAAAACGGTATTCTATACAGCTTTATATCACACCCAAATTCATCCAAATATAATCAGTGATGTCAATGGAGAGTATCCTGAAATAGCAACTGGGAAAATAGGACAAACCGAAGGTAGCCGATATACCGTGTTTTCATTATGGGATACTTACAGGAATTACCATCAATTAATGACCCTGCTTTATCCCGGGGAACAGACGGAAATGATCAATAGCATGTTAGCGATGTATGATGAGAATGGATGGTTGCCAAAATGGGAATTAAATTCTACAGAGACCTTTACAATGGTTGGAGATCCTGCTTCTGTAGTTATTGCTGATTCTTACCTGCGCGGTCTTAGAAATTTTGATGTAGAAAAGGCTTACCAAGCTATGCTCAAAGGGGCTACAGTTACAGAAAACAATCCTCTTCGTCCTGGAAATGCTGAGTATGTAGAAAAAGGATATTTAAGTGTTGAGAGTGGAATAGCAGGACCTGTTTCAACGACCCAGGAATATAATATATCTGATTTTGCTATTGCACAACTAGCCAAAGCCCTTGGAAAAAAAGAGGACTATAAAAAATTTTATAAACGCTCACTGTCTTACAGAAAATTGTATGACAGTAAAACCGGACTGTTAAGACCAAAAAGAGCTAATGGAGATTGGTATGAACCTTTTGACCCCAATGCCGGTGCAAATTTCACTAAAAATGTAGGATATATTGAAGGGAATGCCTGGCAATATGTTTATATGGTGCCGCATGATATCTGGGGAATGATCAAGCTAAAAGGAGGTGGAGAAAATTTCATTCAACAACTGGATTATATATTTGATGCAGGTCATTACGATATGGCAAATGAACCTGATTTTGCTTACCCTTTTCTTTACAACTTTATAATGGGAGAAAATGATAAAGCACAGAAAAGGATTAATGATTTACTTGGTAGGTACTATTCTAATGCGCCTGCAGGACTACCTGGAAACGATGATACAGGTACAATGAGTGCCTGGGTAATTTATGCCATGATGGGCTTTTATCCAGTGACCCCGGCAGATCCGGCCTATACACTCTTTGCACCTAAGTTTAAAAAAGTAACTCTTCACCTGAAAGATAATCATGAAGTTGTGATAAAATCTTTTATTAAGGCTGGAGAACCTCTAAAATATGTTTTAATAGACGGAGAAAAAAATAAAAAAATGTTTATTTCTCACTCAAAATTAATAGAGGCATCATTAATTGAAATGCATTGA
- a CDS encoding PNGase F N-terminal domain-containing protein, whose product MKSLIRVVIILLSFSVYGQKTKIVEVFKNQPVNFTGIAGDTIHNIRLQDGRIIYKKIKAPDFEKGTDVFVHMRLRSAGDTWDKSGSLFVITNPKKINIIDIAEGKAKFPEAGGVSGYQGIKKGGEYIPSLELLRFMTPFGVGHYSDEQKNPRIKYNRPVYVPKWEEEVKWTEDISHLSTAVTGEFIVGVWIDTWTSEGYLVDVELEYSGRAAKKKKVLPLVNTVYYASQTHPDLFSEEDLTVDFELPKNVKNAKLHYITTGHGGHSGGDEFIKLNNTVRINNKILIDTIPWRDDCASFRRFNPTSGVWVRKDTAFAYNENREKEYIEIKERLASSDLSRSNWCPGSKVSPMVKNIGNLQKGQNQLTISIDGTPIDGDKLNHWLVSAYITYEEN is encoded by the coding sequence ATGAAAAGTCTTATTCGGGTTGTGATAATTCTTCTAAGCTTCTCTGTATATGGACAGAAGACTAAAATAGTAGAAGTCTTTAAAAACCAGCCTGTAAATTTCACAGGTATTGCCGGAGATACCATTCATAATATCCGCTTACAGGATGGGCGAATAATTTATAAAAAAATTAAAGCGCCTGATTTTGAAAAAGGAACTGATGTATTTGTTCATATGAGGCTTCGTTCTGCCGGAGATACCTGGGATAAGTCGGGTTCACTTTTTGTAATCACAAACCCTAAAAAGATTAATATTATCGATATTGCTGAAGGTAAAGCGAAATTTCCGGAGGCTGGGGGAGTATCAGGTTATCAGGGGATCAAAAAAGGAGGAGAATATATTCCATCCCTTGAGTTACTTAGGTTTATGACTCCTTTTGGGGTAGGGCATTACAGTGATGAACAAAAAAATCCCAGGATTAAATACAATAGGCCGGTTTATGTGCCTAAATGGGAAGAGGAAGTAAAATGGACAGAAGATATTTCCCACCTATCTACAGCGGTAACCGGTGAGTTTATTGTTGGAGTGTGGATAGACACCTGGACTTCGGAAGGATATCTCGTTGATGTTGAACTGGAGTATTCAGGAAGGGCCGCAAAGAAGAAAAAAGTACTGCCCTTGGTAAATACTGTTTATTATGCTTCACAAACCCATCCAGACCTCTTTTCCGAAGAAGATCTTACAGTAGATTTTGAACTTCCCAAAAATGTCAAAAATGCAAAGCTTCATTATATCACCACAGGCCATGGTGGCCACAGTGGAGGGGATGAGTTTATAAAACTGAATAATACTGTAAGGATTAATAACAAAATTTTAATTGATACCATTCCCTGGAGGGACGATTGTGCTTCTTTCAGGCGCTTTAATCCAACATCGGGGGTTTGGGTAAGAAAAGACACAGCTTTTGCTTACAATGAAAATAGAGAGAAAGAGTACATAGAAATAAAAGAACGATTGGCATCTTCAGATCTTTCCAGGTCTAACTGGTGCCCAGGATCAAAGGTATCTCCCATGGTAAAAAATATAGGAAACCTTCAAAAAGGGCAAAATCAACTAACAATTTCTATTGATGGTACTCCAATTGACGGGGATAAATTGAATCACTGGCTGGTTTCGGCCTATATCACCTACGAAGAAAATTAA
- a CDS encoding GH92 family glycosyl hydrolase: MKKLGLLLALFSFNLSLGQEPVQYVNTLMGTDSAFELSNGNTYPAIALPWGMNFWTPQTAKMGDGWTYNYDDYKIRGIKQTHQPSPWLNDYAAFSLMAVTGDLQYKEDERASWFSHKAEIAKPHYYSVYLADYDVTVEVAPTVRGAHFQFTFPKADSSYILLDAFLKGSMVKIIPEERKIIGYARNNHGGVPDNFHNYFVAEFDKDFQITHTWGDEWTLDLGATEKEGQHVGAIVGFKTEKGEKVNVKVASSFISFEQAQRNLDNELAGKSFKDIKEEAEAIWNKELGRIEIEDDNIDHKRTFYSSLYRVLLFPRKFYEIDENNEVVHYSPYNGKILPGYMFTDNGFWDTFRAVFPFFNLMYPEMNKKFMAGLANTYKESGWLPEWASPGHRNVMIGSNSAPIIADAFLKGNVYDEDVDVLYEAILKNANIEEGRPESSVGREGLNFYNKLGYVPYDVGINENAARTLEYAYADWTIAKFAKKRGDKKTSRRFYEQAKNYKNLFDPETNLMRGKNKDGKFQKPFNPLKWGDAFTEGNSLHYTWSVFHDVQGLVNLMGGEKEFTTMLDTVFSMPPDFDDSYYGFTIHEIREMQIVNMGNYAHGNQPIQHMIYLYNFAGESWKAQEKIREVLTRLYSPTPDGYSGDEDNGQTSAWYVFSSLGFYPVTPGTDQYVFGSPLFQKAKLHLENGNVFTISAEDNSGSNFYIDSLKLNGEEYHKTYLSLKDILPGGEIKFKMSDSPNKSFGQHENALPYSMSPKK, from the coding sequence ATGAAAAAACTGGGATTATTACTTGCTCTTTTTTCTTTCAACCTTTCCCTGGGGCAGGAGCCTGTGCAGTATGTAAATACGCTTATGGGAACAGATTCAGCCTTTGAACTTTCCAATGGGAATACATATCCTGCAATTGCTCTTCCGTGGGGAATGAATTTCTGGACGCCCCAAACAGCTAAAATGGGAGATGGATGGACCTATAATTATGATGATTATAAGATTCGTGGCATAAAGCAAACACATCAACCCAGCCCATGGTTGAATGATTATGCAGCCTTTTCTCTTATGGCAGTGACAGGTGACCTCCAATATAAGGAAGATGAAAGAGCTTCATGGTTTTCCCATAAAGCCGAAATTGCCAAACCTCATTACTACAGTGTTTATTTAGCTGATTATGATGTTACGGTTGAAGTTGCACCTACAGTTAGAGGAGCACATTTTCAGTTCACTTTTCCAAAGGCCGATAGTTCTTACATACTGCTTGATGCTTTTTTAAAAGGATCAATGGTGAAAATTATTCCTGAAGAACGAAAAATAATTGGATATGCCAGAAACAATCACGGTGGCGTACCTGATAATTTCCATAACTATTTTGTGGCAGAATTTGATAAGGATTTTCAAATCACCCACACATGGGGAGATGAATGGACGCTTGATTTAGGTGCTACTGAAAAAGAGGGGCAGCATGTGGGGGCAATTGTTGGGTTTAAAACTGAGAAGGGAGAAAAAGTTAATGTTAAAGTAGCTTCCTCTTTTATAAGTTTCGAGCAGGCCCAACGTAACCTTGATAATGAATTAGCAGGGAAAAGCTTTAAAGATATTAAAGAAGAAGCCGAAGCTATATGGAATAAAGAATTGGGCCGAATAGAGATTGAGGATGATAATATTGATCATAAAAGAACATTTTATTCAAGTTTATATCGGGTTCTTCTATTTCCCAGAAAATTCTATGAAATAGACGAGAATAACGAGGTGGTTCATTACAGCCCGTATAATGGGAAAATTTTGCCGGGTTACATGTTTACAGATAATGGTTTCTGGGATACTTTTAGAGCGGTGTTCCCCTTCTTTAATTTGATGTACCCCGAGATGAATAAGAAGTTTATGGCAGGGTTGGCTAATACTTATAAAGAATCGGGATGGTTACCGGAATGGGCGAGCCCTGGACACCGAAATGTAATGATAGGCTCTAATTCAGCTCCTATTATAGCCGATGCTTTTCTCAAAGGAAATGTTTATGATGAAGATGTAGATGTATTGTATGAAGCCATTCTTAAAAATGCAAATATTGAAGAAGGACGTCCGGAATCTTCAGTGGGAAGAGAGGGACTGAATTTTTATAATAAACTGGGTTATGTCCCTTATGATGTGGGAATTAATGAGAATGCCGCAAGAACTTTAGAATACGCCTATGCCGATTGGACAATTGCAAAATTTGCAAAAAAACGAGGAGATAAAAAAACCTCCCGTAGATTTTATGAGCAGGCAAAAAATTATAAAAACCTATTTGATCCTGAAACTAACCTAATGCGAGGGAAAAACAAGGACGGTAAATTTCAGAAGCCATTCAATCCGTTAAAATGGGGAGATGCCTTTACAGAAGGTAATAGTCTTCACTATACCTGGTCTGTTTTTCATGATGTCCAGGGGCTCGTTAATTTGATGGGTGGAGAAAAAGAATTTACAACAATGCTAGATACGGTATTTAGTATGCCCCCAGATTTTGACGATTCCTATTATGGATTTACAATTCATGAAATAAGAGAGATGCAAATCGTGAATATGGGGAATTATGCTCACGGGAATCAACCTATTCAGCATATGATATACCTTTATAATTTTGCGGGGGAATCCTGGAAAGCTCAGGAAAAGATAAGGGAAGTCCTTACAAGGTTATATTCTCCAACTCCCGATGGATATAGTGGCGATGAGGATAACGGACAAACATCGGCTTGGTATGTTTTCAGCTCTCTTGGATTTTACCCTGTTACCCCCGGAACAGATCAATATGTTTTTGGTAGCCCGTTATTCCAAAAGGCAAAGCTTCACCTGGAGAACGGGAATGTCTTTACCATTTCTGCAGAAGATAATTCAGGTTCTAATTTTTACATCGACTCTCTAAAGCTTAATGGGGAAGAATACCACAAGACTTATCTAAGTTTAAAAGATATCCTCCCAGGTGGAGAAATTAAATTTAAAATGAGTGATTCACCAAACAAAAGCTTTGGGCAGCATGAGAATGCTTTACCTTATTCCATGAGTCCGAAAAAATAA